In candidate division KSB1 bacterium, the genomic window CAATGATGTCGTCTATTTTCCGCCTCTGCGATAACAAATCTCTAATGTTGTCCACTCCAGCTTTGAAGTTCGAGGGGGATTCGAGTCCCACATTTCCTCCACTGCTTGCGCCTTCGTCCATCTCAAGACGACGCTGAATCGTGTGCAGCTCCGAGATCATTTCACGCACCGTGCCGTACCGTTCCTCTCGTTTTTTCTTCAACGCTTTTTCAATAATTTTGTACAAATCATCCGGTACGTCGGGGAGAGGCTCCGGTTCTTCGTTAATAATCGAGTAGACCACCTCGACTGGGTGATTGCCACTGAAAGCAAGCCGCCCGCTCAAAAGTTCATAAAAAACAGCTCCCAATGAAAAGATGTCCGAAGCCTGGTCAACTTCCTCCCCTCTTGCCTGCTCTGGCGACATATAATGTACCGTGCCTATTTGAGTTCCGAGTGTGGTCAGATCGCCGAGGTTCTTGAGTTTGGCCAAGCCAAAATCCACGATCTTCACCCTCACATCGCGGCCGATCATGATGTTTTCCGGCTTGATGTCTCGATGCACAATATCAGCTTCATGTGCTGTGCTGAGACCCTGGCAAACTTGCAGGATTATATCGAGGCTCTCATTCAGAGAGAATTTTTGCTTATCGATGTAATGGCGGAGGGATTCACCCTGGATATACTCCATCGATATGTAGATTCGACCTTCGAATTCGTCGATTTCGTAGACGACGACAATATTGGGATGAGTCAACGCTGCAGCCGCTCGCGCTTCCCGTTCAAAACGTGCCTTGTTCTTGTCGTTTTCGTACAACTGCTGGAACAAAAACTTGAGCGCCACTTTACGATGAAGTTTGCTATCCTCGGCAAGATAAACCTCTCCCATGCCGCCCTGACCCAATTTCTCCAGTATTTTATAATGGGATATGGTTTTTCCGATCATGATCTAAGAGTCGTTTATTGCGCTTCTACTGAAACTGCCTTGCAGCTTCCTTAGCCAGCGCGAGAACCGTCCACGCTCTGGCAACCCGGTGCCGTTTATTTCTGCAACTAACTTCTTAAATACCGGTGAATATAGCTGAGGGCGATCGCCGGTCATAACAACATAATTCCGTCTGACGAGATCATCAAGGACGTATACTTTGGCTTTGTCAATTCGCTTTGACTTCATTAGGAGTTTGAAGATTTCCTTCTGGTCGTCGTTAAACGATTGCCATAAGGATTTGAAATAGCTTTCAACTTCAGCGCAAAACCTGGCCTCCCACACCCTCAGGTCAGCCGGCTCAAGGCTGGCACGCGCCACCTTCATATCAAAAAGGATACTGCAAGCCGCTTGCAGCATAAAGGGAAAATGGCCAGCCATATTGAGGATCAGCTTGCGTTCGGAATTCACGGATAGACCGGCTCTATGAAATGGTTCCTCTATGAGCTGTATCGCTTCATCTTGTTCAAAGGGCTTCAGGGTGACATTTGTAAAAATGTTAAAGAATGGCGATTCCTCTATATCTTTGGAAACACAGAGTTTTTGTAAATCCATAAAAGATGACGTGACAAAAGCCAGATTGAAGTTATTCGCCAATGAACGCAAGAATGAAAAAAACTCGAGCGGAAAAGTTTCGTTTTGAGTAATCAGATGAAAATCATCGAAGAACAGGATGATCTTCTTGTCTTTTTGATTCAGGTTTTCGATGATGCTCTTGAACAAATCATAACTGGGTTCGGCTTCTCTGATCTCAGTTATCACTTTGGTTTTTTGAGAAATACCGTTGCATAGAGAGATGTAGAAATTTTTAAAGGAGAGGTTCCTTTCCAACCTGATGGGCATATAAAAGTAGATATAGTCATCAGGGTTCTTAAGCCACGTTCGTCTCGTCTCTTCGAGCGCCAGATACCACAAGAGGGAAGATTTCCCAATCTTTGGCTCACCAACGACTGAGATAGACTGCGGGCGGTCCGCGCCAATACGTGAGTAAATCTTCGTAAGCACATTGGTCCGTCCAAAGAAAAGATCGCGGTTTGTAACAGGGCTTTTGTAATCGTAAAGGTTTTGCATCATTAGAAACCGAGCTGAAAACCCACCGTTGCAATAAAGTCTGATCTCAGCCCACCAGCATTGAGAGGAACTATTATATTGCCAATCAAGATAAACTCTGGCTTGGGGTTAAACTTTAGACCCAGTGAAGCATTCAGGTTATGGTCATGAGAAAAACTGGGAATATTCGTCAACATCACTTCCCGCACGGCATTCCCGGCCGGTCGCTCTAAGGTGACGGACTTTCCGAATCGCAGCTCTTCAATTTCATCGCCGATTTCGAATTCGCCCAGGAAATCTACAGATAATGTCAGCCATGTTGCCAACTTTTGATCATAACCGACAAAAAGTTCGATTTCATCGGGATCGAGATCGTTGTTTCGGCGGTCGTAGGTCAAATTCAGGTGGGGTCCAAAATTCCCAATAATGGCCGAGGCGATCAGCATCGCCCGAAAACTTGAGTGGCCAGTGCCCAGGAAGTTTTCTTCATCGCCCGTTGCGGCACGATACTCAAGCAAGCCCGCGAGACCAAGCGTCTTCCCGCGAAGAAAGCTATACTTGGCACGAAGAGCGATATCACCGATGCCCGCATCATCATCATTTAGAGAAGTTGGCCTCAGCGATAGGATGGGGTCCGACGGGGTACCGCCGGGAAAACTATGGTTTGCCGTATCGTTGCTAACAAAGGTGAAGCTATTTATTCGAGCGATGGGATCAGCGTTTACACTGACATTGACGAACGGCACAGCAATGCTGATATCAAAATGATTCGTGATGCCCGCCGTCAGGTTGAACGAAACAATGGTCGCGTTCAAATCCAAATTCATGAAAAGATCAATGGTATCGAATTCATTGTCAGAGTCGCCAAGGCCGGGCGCTCCCACATCCTGGTGGGTAAAGGTAAAGCGAATGTCTTCAGTCTTGAGACCCCGGAGTTTAGAGAAGTTGAGAACACTTAGGTTGAGCCCCAGACTGAACCGGCCCTTGCCCAAGGTTTGCGCTCGTTCAGAAAAGATTGGGCCCATGCTCGTAGTCGTACTCACGGGCTGACCGGTACTAAAATCGAAGGTCAAACCAGCTTCAGTAGAACCGAGTGGAAAGGAGGCGATATTTGCAGCAATGAAGCTGGCAAATGAGTTTATGGTCGCCTCGCTCAACGCCACGTTGTCCGCCCTAAAATGGGTCCCGTGTTCCCCGGGGCCGGCGAGTTCGATCTCCAGAACTTCACCGAAGATATTACCTATTTTATCCCGTAAACTTTGGCCAACAACGGTCTGTGACGGAGCCAGCGCTACAATAAGCCACACCGCCACAACCAATCGATTTGAGTGCATTTTTCTCCTCCTTTTGTTTTCGGTTACCCACCTCGGCTGATGTTAGAGATAAGCCAAGTAGTGCTTGCTTCAGCGAGTTGAATCTGCCATGTAAAGCGATTGTCAGAATTGACGAAGCCACTATACTTCAGGCGAACATCTACAGAAGTCGTAACGCCATTTTCGCGAAAGGTAAATTTCTCGATCGACAATTGGGCTTCAATATTATCCACGGTTTTGAACACCTGAGACCATTGTGTTTCCATCTTTTTAGTGAAGTTCACATAGAGACTTTTTAACGACTGAATATCCTTATTTTCCAGAGCTTGTCCATATTGGGCAATTACAGATCGGATATTTTTTATTTGGCCTTTGCGCACGACGATACTGGCTTCATAAAATTGTTGAGCTCGTCGATAGCTCTGGACAGCCGCGGTAGCGTCCCCACTTTGCAATTGCGACTCGCCGTTCCTTTCCGCCTTTGCGGCCTGCTGATAGTCATCCAAAAATACATACTGTTCGTCAAGCTGGCCCTTTATTTTCTGGAGACTCTTCCGAAGTGCCTCGGCTTGTGTGGCAAAGTTGGCGGAAGCCGTACGTGCTTCTGCGGCGGCAGATAAGTATAGTTGCTGGGCGTGCTGAAAATCGGTACTCGCCGTCTGAAACCGCTTTTTAGAAAAGGAGCGTCTCGCTGCTCTCTCTTTTTGCCTGGCGGCGTTAAAAGACTTTTCCGCAAGCGCGGCCGCGGAAACCTTTTCTGCTGCCGTTTTGGCACTGCTCATCCTATTCCGCCAGCTTATTGCCTGGCTTTGAGCAGCGGCCGTTCGACTCCTGGCATCCTCTCCCGCTTTAACACGGGCCTGCTCGATTGCTTCCTCTTTTTCAGCGCGATCGACCGATTCTTCGAATTTTTCTTTGGCGCGCTGGAACAAATCTATTGCACTGGTATAATCAAGCTGATCAAAAACTGTAAGCCCTTGTTGTTTCAACTGCAAACCGGAGTCAAAGGATGCTTCGGCATACTTGGAAGCATTTTTCTGAACGGCTTGCTCCTCGGCGATCTCCATGGCTTCTCGCGCTTTCCCTGCCGACTCCAGATCGTTCAATTCAGCCGGAGGTTCTGCGGTCTTGATTTCGGACGGTGGTATGATAGTTTGAAACCGCTCCTTTAGCTCCGGCAGAAACCGCGTTATCAGGATACCGAACAAAGTGGCAACCACGACGACTACCGGCCATTTTCTCCGTCTCCTTTTCGTCGGGCCACGACTTGTCTGGCTTGGAATACCTTGGTCGGTACTGACTTCCACTGGCGCCCTTTTCTCTTCGGTTAGGTCAGACCCGACATCTTTGATAACGCTCCAGATCGAGTGATCACGTTTTATCCACCCTCTAAAGAGATCCATCTTGAAACTGTAGCCGTCGTCAGTCTTATTGACAAACTGACTGTGGAACAGACTTTCCAGAGTCGTGTTGATGGCTTGTACACTTGCATTAATACCGAGCTCGCGTTTTTTGCATCGTTTTTCGATCTGCTTGGCTTCTACGGAGGTATTCTCATCTTTCAGCAATTCCGCCATAAGAGAAAGAACGAGTTTCTTATTATTGGACAGGCTGTTCCAGAAGTAGATCATCTGAGGGAGAGGGTTTTCCATGATTTCATCAGCGATCACTTTCAAATCTTGCTTGTCGACGTGATTTTTTTCCTTGTCATTCAAATGATCAACAATGTTCTGACAAACCACCTGGGTATAAAATGGCTGTCCGGCAGTGAGCCGGCGGATGGCGTCAAGGGCATCATCTTCATAGCTCACATAGTCCGGAACTGGCTCCGTAATCAATCGCAGCGTATCTCGCTCAGAGAGAAAACTGACATTACGATAGAGGGACTTGGGAAGCATGATCGACCAGTATTTGCTTTCCCGGTCATCTAACCGCGTCGAGCCGGTCAAAATATAAGAGACTTTGCGTTCGCTCTCCAGGATGCCGGCCAAGAAAGGGACCAAATTTGCGCTTAGACTGCCTTCATCGATTTTCGATTCGATCAACTCGTACTCATCAATCAGAAAGAGTATCTTCTTATCCGGATTGAGCGTTTGCACATCATCGAGTAGCTTGTCGAATACTTTGTAGGGATTTTCCTTTTGGGACAGGAAATCATAGTCGTTAAGATCGATCTTGTCATCCTGCAGACATTTGACGGTTTCCTTGGCGACTTTTTCGAAAAACTCCGCGTCATTTTTTAGACCGGCCATGGTTTGCATGTCCACCAGAATGGGAAGAAAGCTCGTCCCCAATTCTCCATTTAAGATTTGAAACAAAATAGAAGTTTTTCCGCTTCGCCGTTCCCCACAGAATACGATGACAAAACTCTGATCCCCCGCCTCGAGTTTGCGTTTTACAAAATCAAAGTCGTCAGCTCGGCCATAGAACATCTCTCTGGATTTAATAGGGTTGCCGACAATGTACGGATTGGGAATGGGCTTGAATTCAGACATAGAGTGTTCTTGTAGAAGGTTCACAAAGAAGCTTAAGCCGCGAGCCCAATAATGCCCGAGCTGCTGTCTTCGCTTCGGAATGAGTACTTTGTTTAGACACCAAAGACGGGTTAGGTCCTGTCGATTAAACAAACATAATTTTTCAACTTGCCATCTCGATCACCGATGGCAAGCGGAGACCAGAAAAATATCTCAATTTAAAAGTACGAAAAGTTCAACATCATGTCAATAAAAATATAGGTTTTCTAAGGCATGGGGACTAAGTAAGTAGCACAACATTTCTTACAGAGAATCTGGGAAACTAATGAGCTTGACAGCTTATTACCTTTGCCCCCTGTTTAATACTAAAACAGAATCCTAGCCACAACCCATGGTGAGACAGGCTGATATCAATTTCAGTCTGTTTATTATCCAATAATAGAAAAGGCGGTTGCGGCCTACGTGCTTTAGAAGGACGAATAATTTGCAGCCGCGATGGCGCAACTTTTAGTTCTTTTGCTACTAATTTCTTGCAATGAAAGCGTACCAGAGCCGATTCCGCATGATGGATTGAAACGAGTTCTTCTTTTGTAAAATGTTCCGACCAACTGTTCGGATTTTGCCAATCCTTTAACTCAGAATGCGTTACCTGATGCACCTTTTCGCTCAATAAATAGTTTGGCAGCTCACTGGTATTTGCATGCGCGCCAACGGCATGAATGTAATTTATATTGGTAGCTAATTCTATTTGAAATTGCCGCGCATCATAAACAACTTCAAATTTAGACTTTGATTTCGAAATTTTTTGTATGAAAAGACCGGAGGCCTGGTTATTTTTGAAATGATTTTGTAGGCAGTTTCTTTGGCTGCCCAGAACATCCAGAGGGTTAAATCAGGATTTTCTGAGAGCGAAATAGCGGATTTTTCTTCACGGCTGAAAACTCTTTCAACAAAGCGGGCACTATAAAATTTACCTGTGATGCCCGCTTCGTTTAAATCAACAATATCATTGCCTAACAGTAGCAAAATAAGCCTGTTCCATGAGTCCAAGCTTGCTTATTATTTGGATGGCGACATCCCTTGTAGCGCGTAAACCAGAGTACCTGCTCCGGGGTCTTATGAGTTCCATATCGACATAGAAACGTGCGCCTCGAGGCGGAATGCTGCTGTATTCTTCTTGATTATGGCCACGTAAATACACACACAAGACATTGCAATCTGTAAACTTATTTACTAATCTACCAACACCGTAAGTGAGACTACCCAAATCAATTCTACCGGTTCTACTTCTACTGCCTTCGGGAAAGACAGTTATTGTATGGCCTTTTTTGAGAAGGTAGATTACTTTATCGAGAGATTTTTTTACGGCGCTTCTGCTACCACCTCGATCAATTGGAACACAACTACCGAGATAGCATAAAATCCGTAAAATAAAATTTTGATGGATGTTAGCCCGCTCTGGTAAATTCCATGAGAAAATTTTAAAAGAGCGCATATAGGAAAATATTGAAGCCAGACTCCAGTTCAAGATAACCGAATCTATTTTTGTAAGGTGATTTGAACACACAATTATTGGACCTTCCACGCTTCGCTTAAGTTGTTTATAATGTCTACGAATTTCACGCAATTGTTGAACTTTATATCTGCAAACGAAACGCATGAAAGCAATGTAAAACGTACCCCAAAACGGAAAGGTGATCCAGCCAACAAGGTACTGAATTTTCAAAGCAAACTTTTCTTTGAACTTCAAGTCCATAACACAAACTCACTACTCATATTTTAGCCAAAATCAAATTCACACCATCTCCAACAGTGGTTACGTTGTCTGCATCATCATCGTCAACTTCAATGTCAAATACATCTTCAAAATCAAGTACAATGTCTACCAGTCTGGCAGAATTTATTTTTAACTCATCTAAAATTGACGTCTCCATTGAAATGTTTTCCATTTTAATTTCAGCTTTACTATATTTGCTCAAAATATCGACGATTTTTTTAAAGACTTCATCTTTAGTCATTTTTAAAATCTCCTTAAGGATGTTTAAATATCTTTTTGTTTTTTTTATTGTTTACGCTTGCCATTTTTTGAACAAAACACAGGCATTAACATCGCCAAAGCCGAAGCTGGCCTTTGCCTGAATTTTCAGTTCCGGCGTTTCTCTGGTTTGCTGGACGATGCTGTCGGAATATGGCAATAATTCTGCATGCAAATCTTCACAATTAACCGACCCATGAACAAAGCCTTTGTACACCTGAAGTACACATGCTATGGATTCCAAACCACCTGCCGCGCCCAGGCAATGGCCGAGCAGCGATTTGGTAGCATTTATAAGTGGGAAATTCCGTTCAGCTCTGCCCAATGCTTTTGCCCAGTTTTTAATTTCATGCGGATCGGCAAATGTGGCTGTTAAATGCCCGTTGATAGCGTCTACCTGGCTGCCTTCGATCCCGGCATCAATCAGGGCATTCTGAACACATCGCTGAACACCGACTGGGTTTGGAGCAGTCATACTGCCGCCCATTCTGTGGCCGCCACAATTGATAGCTCCACCAATGATTTCAGCATAAATTTCTGCGCCGCGTTCCAGGGCGCTGTCCAAACTTTCAATCATTAAAATTCCGGCGCCGGCGCCTGGAATAAACCCAGCGGCACTTGCACTCATGGGACGGGATGCTTTAACAGGTTCTTCGTTGCGCGTCCGGGTTAAGACCCGCATAGCATCAAACCCGGCCCAGATATAGGGTGAAGCGCCTTCCGCTCCACCTGCTAACATGCGTCGAGCCCGACCATGCCGGATTCTGTACATCGCATCGAGAATGGCCTCCGTACCGGTACTGCAGGCACAGCTATTGGTTGTTACTTGATTTCCCAATCCCAGCAGGCCGCCTATTTTTGCGGAGACGCCGCTTGCCATCACTTGTTCAACAGCGGTGCTGCCAAGGCGTCGACTTTTACCAGCATCTGTTAAGGGAATAAGTTTGTCACCTATTGTATCCATCCCCCCAATTCCGGTACCGATGATGGCGCCGGCATCCCAATCCACTTGCTCCGAATCATCTTCAGGCACCTCAAGACCAGCATCTTGCCAAGCGTCGATTGCTGAAATTGCTGCATACTTAATGCTTGAATTCATTGCCAGTAGTTGTTCCTCGGTGAAATAACGCGAACAAATATCATCAAGTTTCTGCGGAACCCCTGCTACTTGGCAGCCAAATTTTAATTCTTCAAGCTCTGGGATAAACCTGATACCGGATTCACCTTTTTTCAATGCTGTTTCAAACGCTTCAATACCGTGACCGTTCGGCGCAATAACTCCAAGCCCTGTAACGACAACTCTATTTTTCATCTTTGTCTGACCCCCATTCCCGCGATTGTGCCGCTGCAAACGACCTTGCCATTGTTCAAAGTAATTTCAGCCTCAACCTTGAGTTTTAAACGGCGAAAATATATCTGCTTAGCGCGAATTACAACTCTATCTCCCGGCCGTACCAGACCGGTGAATTCAACTTCGGCTTCTGTGAAGAAAGTAAGAGTTTTTTGAATTTCGTCGCGCGTCATTTGTTTAGAAGCCAAATAAATTCCATACGCCACAACCCCGGTTTGCGCCATTGTTTCAAGTAGGATCACCCCCGGTGTGACGGGATTGCCTGGGAAATGGCCGGCGTAAAATGTCTCGTCCGGTTTGAACTTATACGACGAAACAATGCCGTCGTCACTTAATTC contains:
- a CDS encoding 1-acyl-sn-glycerol-3-phosphate acyltransferase; this translates as MDLKFKEKFALKIQYLVGWITFPFWGTFYIAFMRFVCRYKVQQLREIRRHYKQLKRSVEGPIIVCSNHLTKIDSVILNWSLASIFSYMRSFKIFSWNLPERANIHQNFILRILCYLGSCVPIDRGGSRSAVKKSLDKVIYLLKKGHTITVFPEGSRSRTGRIDLGSLTYGVGRLVNKFTDCNVLCVYLRGHNQEEYSSIPPRGARFYVDMELIRPRSRYSGLRATRDVAIQIISKLGLMEQAYFATVRQ
- a CDS encoding 4-phosphopantetheinyl transferase family protein; this translates as MLLLGNDIVDLNEAGITGKFYSARFVERVFSREEKSAISLSENPDLTLWMFWAAKETAYKIISKITRPPVFSYKKFRNQSLNLKLFMMRGNFK
- a CDS encoding transporter, which gives rise to MHSNRLVVAVWLIVALAPSQTVVGQSLRDKIGNIFGEVLEIELAGPGEHGTHFRADNVALSEATINSFASFIAANIASFPLGSTEAGLTFDFSTGQPVSTTTSMGPIFSERAQTLGKGRFSLGLNLSVLNFSKLRGLKTEDIRFTFTHQDVGAPGLGDSDNEFDTIDLFMNLDLNATIVSFNLTAGITNHFDISIAVPFVNVSVNADPIARINSFTFVSNDTANHSFPGGTPSDPILSLRPTSLNDDDAGIGDIALRAKYSFLRGKTLGLAGLLEYRAATGDEENFLGTGHSSFRAMLIASAIIGNFGPHLNLTYDRRNNDLDPDEIELFVGYDQKLATWLTLSVDFLGEFEIGDEIEELRFGKSVTLERPAGNAVREVMLTNIPSFSHDHNLNASLGLKFNPKPEFILIGNIIVPLNAGGLRSDFIATVGFQLGF
- a CDS encoding acyl carrier protein translates to MTKDEVFKKIVDILSKYSKAEIKMENISMETSILDELKINSARLVDIVLDFEDVFDIEVDDDDADNVTTVGDGVNLILAKI
- a CDS encoding ATP-binding protein, with the protein product MMQNLYDYKSPVTNRDLFFGRTNVLTKIYSRIGADRPQSISVVGEPKIGKSSLLWYLALEETRRTWLKNPDDYIYFYMPIRLERNLSFKNFYISLCNGISQKTKVITEIREAEPSYDLFKSIIENLNQKDKKIILFFDDFHLITQNETFPLEFFSFLRSLANNFNLAFVTSSFMDLQKLCVSKDIEESPFFNIFTNVTLKPFEQDEAIQLIEEPFHRAGLSVNSERKLILNMAGHFPFMLQAACSILFDMKVARASLEPADLRVWEARFCAEVESYFKSLWQSFNDDQKEIFKLLMKSKRIDKAKVYVLDDLVRRNYVVMTGDRPQLYSPVFKKLVAEINGTGLPERGRFSRWLRKLQGSFSRSAINDS
- a CDS encoding beta-ketoacyl-[acyl-carrier-protein] synthase family protein; this translates as MKNRVVVTGLGVIAPNGHGIEAFETALKKGESGIRFIPELEELKFGCQVAGVPQKLDDICSRYFTEEQLLAMNSSIKYAAISAIDAWQDAGLEVPEDDSEQVDWDAGAIIGTGIGGMDTIGDKLIPLTDAGKSRRLGSTAVEQVMASGVSAKIGGLLGLGNQVTTNSCACSTGTEAILDAMYRIRHGRARRMLAGGAEGASPYIWAGFDAMRVLTRTRNEEPVKASRPMSASAAGFIPGAGAGILMIESLDSALERGAEIYAEIIGGAINCGGHRMGGSMTAPNPVGVQRCVQNALIDAGIEGSQVDAINGHLTATFADPHEIKNWAKALGRAERNFPLINATKSLLGHCLGAAGGLESIACVLQVYKGFVHGSVNCEDLHAELLPYSDSIVQQTRETPELKIQAKASFGFGDVNACVLFKKWQA
- a CDS encoding beta-hydroxyacyl-ACP dehydratase codes for the protein MNHFTKEDILELVPQQPPFRFIDDIIELSDDGIVSSYKFKPDETFYAGHFPGNPVTPGVILLETMAQTGVVAYGIYLASKQMTRDEIQKTLTFFTEAEVEFTGLVRPGDRVVIRAKQIYFRRLKLKVEAEITLNNGKVVCSGTIAGMGVRQR